In Deinococcus maricopensis DSM 21211, one genomic interval encodes:
- a CDS encoding YbjN domain-containing protein, with amino-acid sequence MNDTPLLTLDTIASYLRARDVRLDVEEHPDRRFIRMGWTFDMGEAAVLISLQDGTNNTSRLEITCITQKTYADRPAEVVAFLNARNRERAFGRTLDANGNVWLEYLGMYPTLMELPQDTFDTLFGAVLMHFQEDYAALEGPRRTVQA; translated from the coding sequence ATGAACGACACGCCGCTGCTTACGCTCGACACCATCGCCTCGTACCTGCGCGCCCGCGACGTGCGCCTCGACGTGGAGGAACACCCGGACCGGCGCTTCATCCGCATGGGCTGGACGTTCGACATGGGCGAAGCGGCCGTGCTGATCAGCCTGCAGGACGGCACGAACAACACCAGCCGCCTGGAAATCACCTGCATCACGCAAAAGACGTACGCGGACCGGCCGGCCGAGGTCGTCGCGTTCCTGAACGCCCGCAACCGCGAACGCGCCTTCGGCCGCACCCTCGACGCGAACGGCAACGTCTGGCTGGAGTACCTGGGCATGTACCCCACCCTGATGGAACTCCCGCAGGACACCTTCGACACGCTGTTCGGCGCGGTGCTGATGCACTTCCAGGAGGACTACGCCGCGCTGGAAGGCCCGCGCCGCACCGTCCAGGCCTGA
- a CDS encoding MerR family transcriptional regulator: MSDAANVIVRTAAQVEQLTREFRERLRTDPAFAEVVAVLCGTPERLQVFTDAPGVSMAAFAALLGVPASTVRHYQRLGLITPYQVNGKFRFAFHNLVQAESVRQWRDLGLSLEDIQAQRAQERLGGQTATLNTLTTGRVSVFVTGKAVTVAPLQDAGSAPPLNALDPRAVWAPTPPEHLHVPLHGVFRDAPEPDWPLDVERLRAEVRAARLRLEERLRTLEAQLQRARALEDALSPTRP, from the coding sequence ATGTCGGACGCCGCGAACGTCATCGTGCGCACCGCCGCGCAGGTGGAGCAGCTCACCCGAGAGTTCCGCGAGCGGCTGCGCACCGACCCGGCGTTCGCGGAGGTCGTCGCGGTCCTGTGCGGCACGCCCGAGCGCCTGCAGGTGTTCACGGACGCGCCCGGCGTCAGCATGGCAGCGTTCGCGGCGCTGCTGGGCGTCCCCGCCTCCACGGTGCGGCACTACCAGCGGCTCGGGCTGATCACGCCGTACCAGGTGAACGGCAAGTTCCGCTTCGCGTTTCATAACCTCGTGCAGGCCGAGTCGGTGCGGCAGTGGCGGGACCTGGGCCTCAGCCTAGAGGACATTCAGGCGCAGCGCGCGCAGGAGCGCCTGGGCGGCCAGACCGCCACCCTCAACACCCTGACGACCGGCCGCGTGAGCGTGTTCGTGACCGGCAAGGCCGTCACGGTCGCGCCGTTGCAGGACGCTGGGAGCGCGCCGCCCCTGAACGCCCTGGACCCCCGCGCCGTGTGGGCACCCACCCCGCCGGAGCACCTGCACGTACCGCTGCACGGCGTGTTCCGCGACGCGCCCGAACCGGACTGGCCGCTGGACGTGGAGCGCCTGCGCGCCGAGGTCCGCGCGGCCCGCCTGCGCCTCGAAGAACGCCTGCGCACCCTGGAGGCGCAGCTGCAACGCGCGCGGGCGCTGGAAGACGCCCTCTCCCCCACCCGGCCATAA
- a CDS encoding phospholipase A(2) translates to MRPPHFAPVMMLALLTACGTATPAAPADTASSLNAQYLLPDEPICDATMFECPGGDTGGTSYFRYWTLDQVTSISARAAYAVNISRGPLDAFQQERAQNAGTPGGPASSTPYANLDWSNDGCSAPWYTSLLTFGQTALYAGTFREACEAHDFAYRNVGRIANEAQVASGQRDTVNHEALRQEIDAAFLRNMKGICDGRSALLRWHCNSWADTFYNAVRKHGQSSWTIW, encoded by the coding sequence ATGCGCCCCCCCCATTTCGCCCCCGTGATGATGCTCGCCCTGCTCACCGCCTGCGGCACCGCCACGCCCGCCGCCCCCGCCGACACGGCGTCCAGCCTGAACGCGCAGTACCTGCTGCCCGACGAGCCCATCTGCGACGCGACCATGTTCGAATGCCCCGGCGGCGACACGGGCGGCACCTCGTACTTCCGCTACTGGACGCTCGATCAGGTCACCAGCATCTCGGCGCGCGCCGCGTACGCCGTGAACATCAGCCGCGGTCCCCTCGACGCCTTCCAGCAGGAACGCGCGCAGAACGCCGGCACCCCGGGCGGCCCGGCCAGCAGCACCCCGTACGCCAACCTCGACTGGAGTAACGACGGTTGCTCCGCGCCCTGGTACACCAGCCTCCTGACCTTCGGCCAGACCGCCCTGTACGCCGGGACCTTCCGGGAAGCCTGCGAAGCGCACGACTTCGCGTACCGCAACGTCGGCCGCATCGCCAACGAAGCGCAGGTGGCCAGTGGCCAGCGGGACACCGTGAACCACGAGGCGCTCCGCCAGGAGATCGACGCGGCGTTCCTGCGCAACATGAAAGGCATCTGCGATGGCCGGTCCGCCCTGCTGCGCTGGCACTGCAACAGCTGGGCGGACACCTTCTACAACGCCGTCCGGAAGCACGGGCAGAGCTCGTGGACGATCTGGTAA